Proteins from a genomic interval of Planctomycetia bacterium:
- a CDS encoding C-type lectin domain-containing protein: MNNERHTRTNHEYLMSLLRIATLFTLLLVPAVTSRAEPIQWLASEGGNGHFYELVFKAPQEQLLGWHQSRAAAEARSWQGVAGHLATLTSIPELEFVYGNVFEIPEVNSDMFWIGGFQDRTAPEYREPSRGWRWVTGEPFSWTPNTRLPDEPNDSPPREDFLTMLSGGWNDLRDTEVSRLDEVRGYIVEYPVSVPEPATVTLCLIGAGCWMAVAVRKQHHRLGAAEA; encoded by the coding sequence ATGAACAACGAACGCCACACCCGCACAAACCACGAGTACCTCATGAGCCTTCTGCGCATTGCAACGCTGTTCACCCTGCTACTTGTTCCCGCAGTAACGTCCCGTGCGGAGCCAATCCAATGGCTTGCGTCGGAAGGCGGCAACGGGCACTTCTACGAACTCGTCTTCAAAGCCCCTCAAGAGCAATTGCTGGGCTGGCACCAATCCCGCGCCGCCGCCGAAGCAAGATCGTGGCAAGGAGTCGCAGGACATCTAGCGACGCTCACGTCGATTCCAGAACTCGAGTTCGTATACGGGAATGTGTTCGAGATCCCGGAGGTAAACAGCGATATGTTCTGGATTGGTGGATTCCAAGACCGGACCGCTCCGGAATATCGAGAGCCGTCGAGGGGATGGAGGTGGGTGACGGGAGAGCCATTCAGTTGGACGCCGAACACGAGACTTCCCGATGAGCCCAACGATTCGCCACCAAGAGAAGACTTTCTGACGATGCTCTCCGGCGGTTGGAATGATCTACGCGATACCGAGGTTTCCCGGCTGGACGAAGTCAGAGGATACATCGTCGAGTATCCCGTATCCGTTCCCGAGCCTGCGACGGTAACGCTGTGCCTGATTGGTGCGGGCTGTTGGATGGCCGTTGCGGTTCGGAAGCAGCATCACAGGCTCGGTGCTGCTGAAGCCTAG